The Methanosarcina barkeri str. Wiesmoor DNA segment GTTTCTTTAAGCCGTAAATAATTGTTCTTTGCATTTTCGGCAAAAGCATCAGAATAGTCCAATTTTTTACGATAGTGGACTGAGAGAAACATGAAACGCACAACTTCCCCACCGTACTTCCCGACAATCTCGGGCAAGGTGAAGACGTTTCCTTTGGACTTGCTCATCTTCTCTCCTTCTACTATAAGATGTTCTCCGTGAATCCAGTAGCATGCAAACGGTTTTCCTGTTGCTCCTTCCGATTGTGCAATCTCATTTTCGTGGTGAGGAAAAATAAGGTCCACTCCACCTAAATGCATATCCAGAGTGGGCCCAAAGCAGTTCATGGCCATCACTGAGCATTCGATATGCCAGCCAGGACGGATTTTCCCCCATGGGCTTTCATAATAAATTCCCCTTTCAATTTCCTCAGGGGTTGAAGTTTTCAGGAGAGCGAAATCGCGGGGATTATCTTTATCATATTCATCCACGTCCACCGATGCACCAATTATAATGCTATCAAAATCAAGCTTTGAAAGTTTGCCATAATCCGGAAATGACGAAATTCTGTAATAGACCGACCCACCTTTTTCATAAGCCATCCCCTTATCTATTAGCTTTTGCGTAAGTTCAATCATGCTGTCAATATTTTCCGTAGCCCTAGGGTAAGCTGAAGCTCTTTTTATGTTCAGCATATCAAGGCCTTTAAAAAACTCTGCCGTGTATTTATCCGTAAAATCCTTAAGGGACATTCCGGCTGCTTTCGAATCCCGGATAGTTTTGTCATCTATATCAGTAATATTCATTACAAGTTTTACTTTATATCCGAGGTACTCAAGACTTCTCACAATATTATCTGCCATCAGAAAAGTACGATAGTTGCCTATATGCGGCATGTTGTAAACTGTAGGCCCGCAGGCGTAAATCGAAACTTCGCCTTCCTTTAAAGGTTTGAAAACCTCTTTCTTTCGTGTAAGAGTATTGTAAACCTGGAGCATCCGGAACGCCTCTGGAGATCTAAGTACCTGAAGTAATTATAGAAATGAATATAGAAATGAAACAAAACTTTTTTAATGTATCCAAATTCGATTTAGAGTTATTTTAATCATTTCTTATTACCTAATTGGTCAGATATACTTTATTACTTTTACCGCAA contains these protein-coding regions:
- the cysS gene encoding cysteine--tRNA ligase gives rise to the protein MLQVYNTLTRKKEVFKPLKEGEVSIYACGPTVYNMPHIGNYRTFLMADNIVRSLEYLGYKVKLVMNITDIDDKTIRDSKAAGMSLKDFTDKYTAEFFKGLDMLNIKRASAYPRATENIDSMIELTQKLIDKGMAYEKGGSVYYRISSFPDYGKLSKLDFDSIIIGASVDVDEYDKDNPRDFALLKTSTPEEIERGIYYESPWGKIRPGWHIECSVMAMNCFGPTLDMHLGGVDLIFPHHENEIAQSEGATGKPFACYWIHGEHLIVEGEKMSKSKGNVFTLPEIVGKYGGEVVRFMFLSVHYRKKLDYSDAFAENAKNNYLRLKETLENLEFSLESAENTDYPGDEEVLKILPELETQFREALEDDFNIPKALTVFKELSRTANKYLESEKNRHVLEKLYSLYRQFSDTLGLFSESGKKEIPTEVMRLVEEREAARKKKDWTVSDAIREKIKSLGYIVQDTKEGPNVKETE